A genomic window from Lotus japonicus ecotype B-129 chromosome 1, LjGifu_v1.2 includes:
- the LOC130732861 gene encoding uncharacterized protein LOC130732861, translated as MEEMQQLLSMGFPEELAAQALAATGGKSTVKATEWILTHHKSNNNNNNPSPPPPSSSSSSSFQPKLDHFFHSHSQSQPTPDPQPEQPTKRLKLSVSPSQPQPQPQPQPKPSFFFKPPNHHKPTTHIHEPLYERLRPRTLDEVVGQDHLLAPTSLLRSATQRNRLPSILLWGPPGTGKTTIARAIVNSTASPNCYRFVSLSAVTSGVKDVRDAVDEARKLRLKNHNQNQTTVLFVDEVHRFNKSQQDSFLPVIEDGSIVFVGATTENPSFHLITPLLSRCRVLTLNPLKPHHLALLLSRAVNDTDKGLVKSLGFEANVSVGEDAVSFIGNNCDGDARVALNVLEIAAVTAAARAQQCKQKEEEEGVEELQTSEENKVVVVEVTVDDAKEALQCKHLAYDKAGEEHYNLISALHKSMRGGDANAAIYWLARMLQGGEEPLYIARRLIRFASEDVGLADPLALNQAVSCYQACHFIGMPECNVILAQCVAYLALAPKSIAVYRAIGAAQNVVKESVGQNEGVPLHLRNAPTKLMKDIGYGKGYIYTPDNPSATQSYLPPSLQGYKFLDWPDRKPSDR; from the coding sequence ATGGAGGAGATGCAACAACTTCTCAGCATGGGCTTCCCGGAGGAGTTAGCCGCTCAAGCTCTAGCTGCCACCGGCGGCAAGTCCACTGTCAAAGCCACCGAATGGATCCTCACTCACCACAaatccaacaacaacaacaacaacccttcaccaccaccaccctcttcctcctcctcctcctcctttcaGCCCAAACTCGACCATTTCTTCCATTCCCATTCCCAATCACAACCCACCCCCGACCCACAACCAGAACAACCAACCAAACGCCTCAAGCTATCAGTATCACCTTcccaaccccaaccccaaccccaaccccaacccaagccttccttcttcttcaagcCTCCGAACCACCACAAACCCACCACCCACATTCACGAACCCTTATACGAACGCTTGCGTCCCCGAACCTTAGACGAAGTGGTGGGTCAGGACCATCTCCTCGCACCCACTTCCCTTCTCCGTTCCGCAACCCAACGCAACCGCTTACCTTCCATTCTCCTATGGGGTCCCCCCGGCACCGGTAAGACCACTATCGCCAGAGCTATTGTCAATTCAACTGCTTCCCCTAATTGCTATCGCTTTGTCTCCTTATCTGCTGTTACTAGCGGCGTCAAAGATGTCAGGGACGCTGTTGATGAAGCCAGAAAACTCAGGCTCAAAAACCATAACCAAAACCAAACTACTGTTCTCTTCGTCGATGAGGTTCACAGGTTCAACAAGTCTCAGCAGGACTCTTTCTTACCCGTCATTGAAGATGGCAGCATTGTCTTCGTTGGTGCCACCACTGAGAATCCTTCTTTCCATTTGATCACGCCTCTGTTGTCTCGGTGCCGCGTCCTTACATTAAACCCTCTTAAACCCCACCACCTTGCTCTGCTTCTCAGCAGGGCTGTCAATGATACTGATAAAGGGTTGGTGAAAAGCCTCGGATTTGAAGCTAATGTGAGTGTGGGCGAGGATGCGGTTAGTTTTATAGGAAACAACTGTGATGGGGATGCCCGGGTGGCCTTGAATGTCTTGGAGATTGCTGCAGTTACAGCGGCTGCACGAGCACAGCAATGTAAAcagaaggaggaagaagaaggggtGGAGGAGCTTCAGACAAGTGAGGAAAAcaaggttgttgttgttgaggttACCGTTGATGATGCAAAGGAGGCGCTTCAATGCAAGCACCTTGCTTATGATAAGGCAGGGGAAGAGCACTATAATCTGATCAGCGCGCTGCACAAGTCTATGAGGGGAGGTGATGCAAATGCGGCGATTTACTGGTTAGCGAGAATGTTGCAAGGGGGTGAAGAGCCTCTTTACATTGCACGCAGGCTCATTAGGTTTGCAAGTGAGGATGTTGGTTTGGCCGATCCATTGGCTCTTAATCAGGCTGTTTCCTGCTACCAAGCTTGCCACTTTATAGGAATGCCAGAGTGCAATGTGATCCTTGCACAGTGTGTTGCTTACTTGGCCTTGGCACCGAAATCCATCGCAGTTTATCGAGCAATCGGAGCAGCTCAGAATGTAGTGAAGGAATCAGTTGGACAGAATGAGGGGGTGCCTCTTCATCTCAGGAATGCACCCACCAAATTGATGAAGGATATTGGGTATGGGAAGGGATACATATACACTCCTGATAACCCCTCCGCAACGCAGAGCTATTTACCACCCTCGCTTCAAGGTTACAAGTTCCTCGACTGGCCTGACAGGAAACCCTCTGATAGGTAA
- the LOC130732856 gene encoding anthocyanidin 3-O-glucosyltransferase 2-like — MKKAAAAARLVFIPSPGAGHLVSALEFAKLLLNRDDRLWITLFILQFPYSTASESDTSSLSSFSERVQVINLPPPQLPPTNSDTKPGMGNLMITLLENQKPRVKEAVISNLHSAPPLAAFVLDMFCTTMIDVADHFNVPSIVFFTSGVAFLSSMLHLYTLRERHDLEANDLKDPDTEVAIPGFLNPVPSKSLPSKVLNKEWEQWFLNYGRGLKRANGFIVNSFEELEPHAVRSFSDPDNGLVQGIIPIYPVGPILNPKDNGETHEILTWLDEQPPSSVVFLCFGSRGSFDEAQVTEIAHAIVNSGARFVWSLRKPPLKGSMAGPSDYSVHDLASVLPEGFLDRTTEIGRVIGWAPQARVLAHPATGGFVSHCGWNSTLESIYFGVPIATWPLYAEQQTNAFLLVRELKIAVEISLDYRVEVYVGPNYLLTADKIEGGIRSVLDKDGEVRKRVKEMSERSRKTLLEGGCSYSYLDHLIDYFMDQV; from the coding sequence ATGAAgaaagcagcagcagcagcaagaCTAGTGTTCATCCCTTCTCCCGGTGCGGGTCATCTTGTATCTGCACTTGAGTTCGCCAAGCTTCTCCTAAACCGTGATGACCGACTCTGGATCACTCTCTTCATCCTCCAATTCCCATACTCCACCGCAAGCGAATCCGACACATCTTCCCTCTCTTCCTTCTCCGAACGTGTCCAAGTCATCAACCTCCCTCCTCCTCAACTACCACCCACCAATTCTGACACTAAACCTGGCATGGGCAACTTAATGATCACTCTCCTTGAAAACCAGAAACCCCGAGTCAAAGAAGCTGTCATCTCCAACCTCCACTCCGCCCCCCCACTCGCCGCCTTCGTGCTTGACATGTTCTGCACCACCATGATTGACGTCGCCGACCACTTCAATGTCCCTTCCATCGTCTTTTTCACCTCCGGCGTCGCCTTCCTCAGCTCGATGCTCCACCTCTACACGCTTCGGGAACGACACGACCTGGAAGCCAACGATTTGAAGGACCCGGACACCGAGGTGGCCATCCCAGGTTTCCTAAACCCAGTTCCTTCGAAGTCGCTGCCCAGCAAGGTGCTGAACAAGGAATGGGAGCAATGGTTTTTAAACTATGGGAGAGGGTTGAAGAGAGCCAACGGTTTTATCGTGAATTCGTTTGAAGAGCTTGAACCACACGCGGTTCGCTCATTCTCTGACCCGGATAATGGTCTGGTTCAAGGTATAATACCCATATATCCGGTGGGGCCCATATTGAACCCTAAGGACAACGGTGAGACTCATGAGATCCTTACATGGCTCGATGAACAACCTCCCTCCTCAGTAGTGTTTCTCTGCTTCGGGAGTCGGGGTTCTTTCGATGAGGCACAAGTCACGGAGATTGCACATGCGATTGTGAACAGTGGGGCCCGTTTCGTGTGGTCCCTTCGGAAGCCTCCACTAAAGGGCTCCATGGCCGGGCCCTCTGATTACTCTGTTCATGATTTAGCATCGGTTTTACCCGAAGGATTCTTGGATCGGACGACAGAGATTGGAAGGGTCATTGGATGGGCCCCTCAGGCCCGGGTTTTGGCCCACCCAGCCACAGGTGGGTTTGTATCGCACTGTGGTTGGAATTCCACATTGGAGAGCATATACTTCGGTGTGCCTATTGCCACGTGGCCACTCTATGCCGAACAACAGACGAACGCCTTTTTGCTCGTGCGTGAGCTAAAGATAGCTGTGGAGATTTCATTGGATTATAGGGTGGAGGTCTATGTCGGGCCTAACTATCTTCTAACTGCAGATAAGATTGAAGGAGGAATAAGGAGTGTGTTGGACAAAGATGGAGAAGTGAGGAAGAGAGTGAAGGAGATGAGTGAAAGGAGTAGGAAGACATTGTTAGAAGGGGGATGTTCATATTCCTATTTAGATCATTTGATTGATTATTTCATGGATCAGGTATGA
- the LOC130732854 gene encoding pentatricopeptide repeat-containing protein At3g22150, chloroplastic codes for MNQSSGISIIMASPVVPLPSSLLPNSFVNLKEKNNAISTSIRSRLSNLCQQGQPHLARHLLDTLPRPSTAVWNTVIIGFICNHMPLDALLLYAHMRTATPSTHFDSYTFSSTLKACALTGDLMAGKALHSHFLRSQSNSLPAPSRVVYNSLLNMYSSCLPISATLPQQDYVLKVFRLMRKRNVVAWNTLISWYVKTHRHFQALHAFTTFVKLSVTPTPVTFVNLFPAVSKFGDPRIAHLFYGFLLKFGHEYVNDVFVVSSAILMFADLGCLDYARKVFDQCPCKNTEVWNTMIAAYVQNNLPVQAIDVFIRALESEEAVCDDVTFLSVITAVSQLQEVHLAEQLHGFILKSLPLLPVIIVNAVIAMYSRCNSIDTAFKVFEKMSERDAVSWNTIITAFVQNGLDEEALLLVCEMQKQMFIIDSITVTALLSAASNLRNSYVGRQTHAFLIRHGIQSEGMESYLIDMYAKSGLIRTSEMLFEQNCPSDRDQASWNAMIAGYTQNGLNEKAILTLREALLHKVIPNAVTLSSILPACSSTGSIAFATQLHGFSIRHFMDQNVYAGTALVDTYSKSGAISYAENVFNRMPEKNSVTYTTMMMSYGQHGMGRRALTLYDSMLRSGIKPDAVAFVAILSACSYAGLVDEGLEIFESMVKIHKIKPSTEHYCCVADMLGRVGRVVEAYEFVKQLGEDGNVMEIWGSILGACKNHGYFELGKVVAEKLLSMETEKRVAGYHVLLSNIYAEEGEWENVDRVRNQITEKGLHKEMGCSLVEIGGLVNYFVSRDEKHPQSGEIYDILDKLTMDIKDAGYKTRYNSSLNEIVETVE; via the coding sequence atgaaccaATCCAGTGGTATCAGTATCATCATGGCTTCTCCGGTAGTTCCTCTTCCTTCATCCCTTCTTCCCAACTCATTCGTCAACCTCAAGGAGAAGAACAACGCCATCAGTACCAGCATTCGTTCTCGCTTAAGCAACCTCTGCCAACAAGGCCAACCTCACCTCGCTCGCCACCTCCTCGACACTCTCCCTCGCCCTTCCACCGCCGTCTGGAACACCGTCATCATCGGCTTCATCTGTAACCACATGCCCCTCGACGCTCTCCTCCTCTATGCCCACATGAGAACCGCCACTCCCTCCACCCACTTCGATTCCTACACCTTCTCTTCCACTCTCAAAGCCTGTGCCCTCACCGGCGACCTCATGGCCGGTAAAGCTCTCCACTCCCACTTCCTCCGCTCCCAATCCAACTCCCTCCCTGCTCCCAGCAGAGTCGTCTACAATTCCCTCCTCAACATGTACTCCTCCTGCCTTCCCATCTCCGCTACTCTTCCCCAACAAGACTATGTCCTCAAAGTCTTCCGCCTCATGCGAAAGCGAAACGTCGTCGCTTGGAACACCTTGATTTCATGGTATGTCAAGACCCACCGCCACTTCCAAGCACTTCACGCTTTCACTACGTTTGTCAAGCTCTCTGTTACTCCAACTCCTGTTACTTTTGTTAATCTCTTCCCTGCTGTCTCCAAATTCGGTGATCCTAGAATTGCTCACTTGTTTTATGGATTTCTTCTTAAATTTGGTCATGAGTATGTCAATGATGTCTTTGTTGTCAGCTCGGCAATACTTATGTTTGCTGATCTCGGTTGTCTCGATTATGCGCGCAAGGTGTTTGATCAATGTCCCTGCAAAAACACAGAGGTCTGGAACACCATGATTGCTGCCTATGTTCAGAATAATCTTCCTGTTCAAGCAATTGATGTTTTCATTAGAGCCTTGGAGTCCGAGGAAGCCGTGTGCGATGATGTAACTTTTCTCTCGGTTATTACTGCCGTCTCACAGCTTCAGGAAGTCCATTTGGCTGAGCAGCTGCATGGGTTTATTCTGAAAAGCTTGCCTCTTTTGCCAGTTATTATTGTCAATGCTGTAATTGCGATGTACTCGAGGTGCAATTCTATTGATACAGCGTTTAAGGTTTTTGAGAAGATGTCTGAAAGGGATGCTGTTTCGTGGAATACCATAATCACTGCATTCGTGCAGAATGGTTTGGATGAGGAAGCACTTTTGCTTGTGTGTGAGATGCAGAAGCAAATGTTCATAATTGATTCTATCACTGTCACTGCCCTCCTTTCTGCAGCTTCTAATCTCAGGAACTCGTATGTTGGAAGGCAAACTCATGCTTTTCTAATCCGTCATGGGATACAATCTGAGGGAATGGAGAGTTATTTGATTGATATGTATGCAAAATCTGGCTTGATCAGGACTTCTGAAATGTTATTTGAGCAGAACTGCCCGAGTGATAGAGATCAGGCCTCGTGGAATGCTATGATCGCAGGTTATACTCAGAACGGGCTCAATGAGAAAGCCATTCTCACTCTCAGGGAGGCATTGTTGCACAAGGTAATACCTAATGCAGTGACCTTATCATCAATTCTCCCTGCTTGTAGTTCAACGGGGAGCATAGCATTTGCTACCCAACTTCATGGATTCTCCATACGCCATTTCATGGACCAAAATGTGTATGCGGGAACTGCTTTAGTTGACACATATTCTAAATCAGGTGCGATCAGTTATGCGGAAAACGTATTTAACAGAATGCCTGAGAAGAATTCGGTCACATACACCACAATGATGATGAGTTATGGCCAGCATGGGATGGGTAGGAGAGCTCTTACCTTGTATGATTCTATGCTGAGATCTGGCATCAAGCCTGATGCAGTAGCTTTTGTTGCCATCTTATCTGCTTGTAGTTATGCTGGTTTGGTTGATGAAGGTCTTGAAATATTTGAGTCCATGGTGAAAATACATAAGATTAAGCCCTCAACTGAACATTATTGTTGTGTTGCAGACATGTTAGGAAGGGTTGGGAGGGTTGTTGAAGCCTATGAGTTTGTCAAGCAATTGGGTGAGGATGGTAATGTAATGGAAATCTGGGGATCTATTCTTGGGGCTTGCAAAAATCATGGGTACTTTGAGTTGGGAAAAGTTGTTGCTGAAAAGTTGCTTAGTATGGAGACAGAGAAAAGAGTGGCAGGATATCATGTTTTACTCTCAAATATCTACGCAGAGGAAGGAGAGTGGGAAAATGTTGATAGAGTGAGAAATCAGATTACGGAAAAAGGCTTGCATAAGGAAATGGGATGTAGTTTGGTTGAGATTGGTGGGCTTGTGAACTACTTTGTATCTAGAGATGAGAAGCACCCTCAAAGTGGCGAGATATATGATATCTTGGACAAGTTGACGATGGACATCAAGGATGCTGGGTATAAGACCCGTTACAATTCAAGTTTAAATGAGATTGTGGAAACTGTTGAATGA
- the LOC130732862 gene encoding oxygen-dependent coproporphyrinogen-III oxidase, chloroplastic: MPSCATIVSPPSYAIPFFTSTSSTSSPTAKLLSKRRWNPLIQTKTMTSLGSKGAVRAGVSIEKETPEAERPETFLRGGDTAEALSSSSSVRARFEKMIREAQDSVCDAIEAADGGAKFKEDVWSRPGGGGGISRVLQDGAVWEKAGVNVSVVYGVMPPDAYRAAKGAAASPDEKPGPVPFFAAGISSVLHPKNPFAPTMHFNYRYFETDAPKDAPGAPKQWWFGGGTDLTPAYIFEEDVKHFHSIQKQACDKFDPTFYPRFKKWCDDYFYIKHRGERRGLGGIFFDDLNDYDQEMLLSFATECANSVVPSYIPIIEKRKDTPFTDHQKAWQQLRRGRYVEFNLVYDRGTTFGLKTGGRIESILVSLPLTSRWEYDHKPEEGSEEWKLLDACINPKEWI, from the exons ATGCCGTCTTGTGCTACCATTGTCTCACCTCCTTCCTACGCCATTCCCTTCTTCACCTCCACTTCTTCCACTTCTTCTCCCACCGCCAAATTGCTCTCCAAACGGCGCTGGAACCCTCTAATTCAAACCAAAACCATGACTAGCTTGGGGAGCAAAGGGGCTGTCAGAGCTGGCGTTTCGATTGAGAAAGAGACCCCAGAAGCGGAACGACCCGAAACCTTTCTCAGAGGTGGTGATACTGCTGAGGCACTTTCTTCGTCTTCCTCGGTGAGGGCGCGCTTTGAGAAGATGATAAGGGAAGCTCAGGACAGCGTGTGTGATGCTATTGAGGCTGCTGACGGCGGGGCGAAGTTCAAGGAGGATGTTTGGTCGAGGccaggtggtggcggcggcattAGCAGGGTTCTTCAAGATGGTGCTGTTTGGGAGAAGGCTGGGGTTAATGTCTCTGTTGTTTATGGTGTCATGCCTCCTGATGCGTATCGTGCTGCCAAAGGTGCTGCTGCATCTCCTGATGAGAAGCCTGGTCCTGTTCCCTTCTTTGCAGCTGGAATCAGCTCA GTTTTGCATCCCAAGAACCCATTTGCCCCTACCATGCATTTCAACTATCGCTATTTTGAAACTGATGCTCCTAAAG ATGCTCCTGGAGCACCTAAGCAGTGGTGGTTTGGTGGGGGAACTGACTTGACTCCTGCTTACATTTTTGAGGAGGATGTTAAACACTTCCATTCA ATTCAAAAACAGGCTTGTGACAAGTTTGATCCTACCTTCTACCCCCGATTCAAGAAGTGGTGCGATGATTACTTTTATATCAAG CATCGAGGTGAAAGGAGAGGGCTTGGAGGAATATTTTTTGATGATTTGAATGACTATGATCAAGAGATGCTTCTTTCCTTTGCTACTG AATGTGCAAATTCTGTTGTTCCTTCTTATATACCTATTATAGAGAAAAGGAAGGATACACCCTTCACAGATCATCAGAAAGCATGGCAGCAACTGCGAAGGGGACGATACGTTGAATTCAATTTG GTGTATGATAGGGGTACAACATTTGGACTAAAAACTGGAGGGAGAATAGAGAGTATTCTTGTTTCTCTCCCACTGACTTCTCGATGGGAATATGATCAT AAACCAGAAGAAGGGAGCGAAGAATGGAAACTCTTAGATGCGTGCATTAACCCGAAAGAATGGATTTAA